One segment of Leptospira bandrabouensis DNA contains the following:
- a CDS encoding AlbA family DNA-binding domain-containing protein, with protein MDDNTFQQFLYLSEGESLDFKRDQYKISKSSEDEKSEFVKDIVAMANSWRKTDAFIILGIKENNIKPNTLFGITDHIDDATFQQILNSKTNRPCKFSYETYTYQDLTFGIFRIPVQDRPIYLKKNFGILKPEVVYVKRGSSTAEASIDEISKMGLSLQEENKNPILNLAFFDPESENNLGTQIKCKTQPYLILDEIPSYFEKEEMFLAFSVNRKYYWELYSYSNFNFKFSKIHFILENSGNSEAKNIKIEIDILDKDIDIIQNGDEPIEPEKYNSSTYRKIPTISSKDEIELKISKNKITISSTIANIHAKDSIQLEGNVYINPRISRVINLNCKIYCDKIEKPFEQKMEIQFNQSMRNICWEDYKKEIIDN; from the coding sequence ATGGACGATAACACTTTTCAACAATTTCTATATCTTTCTGAAGGCGAATCCCTAGATTTTAAGAGAGATCAATATAAAATTTCGAAATCATCTGAAGATGAAAAATCTGAATTTGTGAAAGATATAGTCGCAATGGCAAATTCATGGAGAAAAACCGATGCTTTTATAATTCTAGGAATAAAAGAAAACAATATAAAACCAAATACACTATTTGGAATTACTGATCATATTGATGATGCAACTTTTCAACAAATATTAAACTCAAAAACAAATAGACCATGTAAATTTAGTTATGAAACTTACACCTATCAAGATCTTACTTTTGGAATATTTAGAATACCTGTTCAAGATAGACCAATTTACCTTAAAAAAAATTTTGGGATACTAAAGCCCGAAGTTGTCTATGTCAAAAGAGGCTCATCTACTGCTGAGGCAAGTATAGACGAAATCAGTAAAATGGGCCTCTCACTTCAGGAAGAGAACAAAAATCCAATATTAAATTTAGCATTTTTTGACCCGGAATCAGAAAATAATCTTGGCACACAAATTAAATGCAAAACTCAACCGTATTTGATATTAGATGAAATTCCAAGTTATTTCGAAAAAGAAGAAATGTTTTTAGCATTCAGTGTTAATAGAAAGTATTATTGGGAGCTATATTCTTATTCTAATTTTAATTTTAAGTTTTCAAAAATTCATTTCATATTAGAAAATTCCGGCAACAGCGAAGCTAAGAATATCAAAATAGAAATTGATATATTGGACAAAGATATTGATATAATTCAAAATGGAGACGAACCTATTGAACCAGAAAAGTATAATTCAAGTACTTATCGCAAAATACCAACTATCTCCTCAAAGGATGAAATTGAATTAAAAATTAGCAAAAACAAAATCACAATATCTTCTACTATTGCAAATATTCACGCAAAAGATTCAATTCAATTGGAAGGGAATGTTTATATTAACCCACGTATAAGTCGTGTAATAAATCTAAATTGCAAAATTTATTGTGACAAAATTGAAAAACCTTTCGAACAAAAAATGGAAATTCAATTTAATCAGAGTATGCGAAATATATGTTGGGAAGATTATAAAAAAGAAATTATTGATAATTAA
- a CDS encoding type II toxin-antitoxin system HicA family toxin, producing the protein MSKKDKILARILSKPKDFTYDELRKLLNGFDYNEDNSGKSSGSRVAWIHEKGKHVIRLHKPHPGNILKSYQIHQIIDELKSEGYIE; encoded by the coding sequence GTGTCCAAAAAAGATAAAATATTAGCCAGAATATTATCTAAACCTAAAGATTTCACATATGATGAACTTAGAAAACTTTTAAATGGTTTTGATTATAATGAAGACAATTCAGGAAAATCTTCAGGCTCAAGGGTAGCATGGATACACGAAAAAGGAAAACATGTAATTCGGCTCCACAAACCGCATCCTGGAAATATATTAAAATCATACCAAATTCATCAAATTATAGATGAACTAAAATCTGAAGGATATATAGAATGA
- a CDS encoding type II toxin-antitoxin system HicB family antitoxin, with translation MKDLMEYKGYLGSVHFDSEDEIFYGKIEGIEDLVSFEGKSVNEIKKAFIESVNDYLELCIKAKKDPEKSFKGSFNVRIPTELHRRAYRKSLIEGISLNQFVQKAIEKEIKEERAHVA, from the coding sequence ATGAAAGATCTAATGGAATATAAAGGTTATCTTGGTTCAGTGCATTTTGACTCGGAAGATGAAATTTTCTATGGAAAAATCGAAGGAATTGAAGATCTAGTTTCATTTGAGGGAAAATCTGTAAATGAAATCAAAAAGGCGTTCATCGAATCGGTTAATGACTATCTAGAATTATGTATAAAAGCAAAAAAAGATCCAGAAAAATCATTTAAAGGTTCTTTTAATGTAAGAATACCAACTGAACTTCACAGAAGAGCATATCGAAAATCGTTAATTGAAGGAATTTCTTTAAATCAATTTGTTCAAAAAGCAATAGAAAAAGAAATTAAGGAAGAAAGAGCTCACGTCGCATAA